The DNA region TGATCTTGTCCAGGGGCAGTTCTGCCCGCTTAATCTCTTCAATTTTATTGGGTACCTGTATGTTTGCTCCTGAGTCTTTTTTCCAGGCCGATTTCATATCCTCAAAATTCATATCCTTGTTTTTTTATAAGTTCTTTTAATTTGTTTTTTGCCCTGTTTAATTTTACCCGTGCATTTCCTTCGCTGATCCCCATATTTTCTCCGATTTCCTTGTGTGAATAATCTTCGAGGTAATAAAACATCAGGGCTTTTTCGATCTTGTCCAGTTGCTGCAATGCTTTGTAAAAATGCGCCAGCTGTAACTCTTTTGTTTCAGCATCTTCTGATGGCATTTCTATTTCCCGGGCAATGATGGCATAGGCATCTTCTTTTCTTTTGTGTTTTTTGAAGTAAACGATTGCGGTATTTAACGCCACCCTATACATCCAGGATGAAAACTTGCTTTGACGGTTAAACGAATCATAAGATTTCCACAGCTGGCAGATGATTTCCTGAAAAAGGTCTTTCTGGTCGTCCTCATCATCTGCATACATCCTGGATATCTTATGGATGATCCCCTTGTGGGCTTCCACCTGTTCCAGGAATTCTTTTTCTCTTGTTTTCAAACCTTACTTTAGTATTGGTTTAAGGGTATAGCCCTGGTCTTTTAACAATTGTAAAATGCCTCCCTTGCCACCTAAATGACCTGATCCTACGGCAAAAAAGCAGCTTTTGTTCTTCATCATTACAGGCATTTGTTTTGCCCAGCTGGTATTTCTAACTTCCAGCATCCATTTATTGCTTTCGTCGGTGTTGCCAAATCTCTTATCGTTCAGTACAGCATACAACCTTTTCAGGTCTTCTTTTTTATAGGCATCAATCATTTCGGTAAATACCGCTTTATAATCATCAAAGCTAAGGATCTGATCAATGATCACCTGATCTGAAAAGGCTTTTTCGAAATATTCGCTTTGTTGTTTTACGGTTTCCAATGCGCCAATTGGTTTGTTCTGCGTTTTTGCAAAACTAGCAAATTCCAGCTCATAAGACTTTATTTCGGTACATGGCAGTGTTTTGGCAATGGCAAAACTGGAAATGGTAGTCATGCTGAACTGCTCCATTGATTTCAGGCTGGCACCTGTTTTTAAGGTCAATACAGAATCGAGTAGCCTGAATTGAACGGGGCTTAGCTTTTTGCTCAGCGGTACTGGAGACATCATCGTTTTCTGGAGTTCGGCCATTTCTGCCGGATCCGTGAAGTTCACCTCCATTATCAGCTCCTCGGCCGTGCCGAATGCTTTTTTTGTTTTATCAGCAATGTTAAAATCGGCCGGGCACATCATATGTATGGTGCCAAAAATGTAGGATGGCTTAGCCAGGCCTTTTCCGCTGACCTCCCAAAGCAAGGAATTCCCGTTATTTTTTGACTGTGCCTTGGCCGCTCCTGTTAATAAGAGCGTGGTGCAAAGTGCGGCTGTGAATAAGTTGGTTATTTTCATGATAAAATGGTTTTAGTGTTTTTACATACAGTAAGTATTTGACCTGCTTATTTCGTTACAGAAAATTTTAAATTTTATTTTTCCTTGCTTTAAGGGAGCTTCAACAAGGGAATGTCAAAAGACAAACGCGTTTGTACGGGTGGAAGTATTAATCTCTATTTTTACGTAAATACGTTTGCCGATGAAGAAGATATTGAACAAAAAGAATATCATAAATGCTGTTTTTATAGCGTTTTTCCTGGTGCTGATCTTCGTTCCGGCGGCAAAAGCGCTAATGATCAGGGGGCTAATGGAGATTGGACTTTTTAGCGCAGATGTGAAGGAAAGTTCGCTGAAGCCAGCAGAAGCGCTCAGTCCGGCCGACCTTTCGGGGATCAGGTTTAAAGATGCATCTGGCAGGGAACTGGACTTAGGAAGCCTGAAGGGGAAAGTAATTTTTTTGAACTTTTGGGCCACCTGGTGCCCGCCCTGCCTGGCGGAAATGCCTTCTGTAAATAAATTGTACAATCAATTTGTTGACGATAGGGATGTGGTTTTTATACTGGTGGATGCCGACAGTGATTTTAAAAAGGCACAGCAGTATATGGACAGAAAGGGCTATAAGCTTCCGGTATACAACGTCGCCAGCAATATCCCCGAAGTCATCTTTAAAGGGTCATTACCCAGTACCGTAGTTTTCGATAAAAAAGGACGCCTGGCCTATAACGAAGCCGGGGCAGCAAACTACGGCAGTGAAAAATTTATAGATTTTATTAAAAAATTAAAAGCCAGTAACATTTAAGGCGGTTTGCTCGTCTTATGTACGGATGCGTTATGATTCATGCTGCATCCATCAATTAAAATTATACAAATGAAAACGAATTGGATTTTTGTATGGACTTGTGTAGCGGCATTGGCGTATTCATCAGGCGGCTATGCACAAAAAAATGATCCCGTTAAGGATCAGAACCCAAGGTACCAGGAAAGTCGCGCCAAGTATATAGAGCAGGCCGATTCTCTAAACAGAACGCAAGGCACAACCGTTCAGCAAACTTATAAGGCTTACGACTGGTATGAAGCCCGTGAGGAGCGCCGTAAGCTGAGAAGGGAAAGAAATTATCAGCTTAACCTCAACAACGGCTACTATTACGGCAGTCCTTATTATTATCCTTCCATAAGCTATGGGCATTACGGTTTTGGCAGAGGATTTGGTTATGGCGGACATATCGGCTATAGCTGGGGCAACAGCAGACCCTGGTTTGGATGGTAAAAAATAAAACGAGTAGAAACCTTATATTCAATAAAATGCAATTTAAAAAGTTAATGACCATAGCGGCTATTGCCGTTTCCGGAATGATGATCGCATCATGCTCCAGGCAAGTTACACGTGTAAATACCGATCAGGCAATCGACGTAAGCGGTAACTGGAACAATACCGATTCCAGGCTGGTTGCAGAGGAAATGACCCAGACTGTTTTAGGCGGCAAGTGGTTATCAACACATCTGGAAGAGAAACAAGGCAAAAGACCGGTCGTGGTTGTTGGTGTGGTAAAAAATAAAAGCCACGAACATATTGATGCCGAAACCTTTGTTAAAGATGTAGAACAGTCTTTTATAAAAAGTGAACGTGTACGTTTGGTGCAGGGCGGTAAAAAAAGAGAGGAGCTACGTGCAGAGAAAGCAGATCAGCAGGACAATGCATCGGTATCTACCATGAAAAAATTTGGCCTGGAAAATGGTGCAGATTACATTCTTCAGGGCTCTATCAATTCTATTGTAGATTCTCATAAACGCAAGAAAGTGGTTTATTATCAGGTAAACCTGGAGCTTACCGATATTCAGACCAACGAGGTGGTATGGATTGGTGATAAGAAGATCGCTAAATACGTTAAGAATTAGTCGGCAGCAGCCCGCTAAAACAATATGACAAATATCCGCAGGAATATTTTTAAAGCATCATTCCTTTTAGGGATGATGCTTTTTCTTTTCGGCTGTGCCAGTTACAATGACATGATCGCCTCTTACTACAAGCAGGTATCATCTGGTAACTACACGGACGCGCAGAAAGAACTGGAGAAGAACAAACTGCTGCAAAAGCCACGTAACAAATTGCTTTTTTTAATGGAGAAAGGCAAAATAGGCCACCTGGCTGGCGATTATGAGAACAGTAACCGTTATTTCAATGAGGCTGATCAGCTGCTGGAAAACGGTATGGGCGGGGCCATGGATGCAGTGGTTGGGACCTTGGTGAACCCTATGACGCAGAGCTATAAAGGAGAAGATTTTGAGAAATTTATGATCCATTATTATAAGGCCTTGAATTACGTGTATCTGAACCAGACTGAAGATGCCATTGTAGAAGCAAGGCGCATCAGTCTGCAATCGCAGGAACAGGGCGATAAGTTCAATGATAAAGACAGCCGATACTCAAAAGACGCGTTCTCTTTAATGCTTCAGGGACTTATTTACGAGCGGGACGGTGATGTAAACAATGCTTTTATTGCTTACAGAAATGCCGCCGAAGTTTACCTGAAAAGTAAGGATCAAACCTATTACGGCGTAAAAATGCCTTTGGAATTGAAACAGGATGTGCTGCGGATGGCCGATAAAAATGGTTTCACTGCCGAGCTAAGCCGTTTTGAAGAGCTGTTTGGAATGAAATATGAGCAGAAGAACGAGCCTGAAGGTGGCGCACTGATCTTCTTCTGGGAAAATGGGCTGGCTCCCGTAAAGAAGCAGGAGGAGTTGTTTTTTTCACTGATTAAAGGCAGCAATGGCGACCTGTTTTTCACCAACCTGGGCGGAACGATTGTGATTCCTTTTAACCATGCTTACAGCAACAGCAATTTCAGCCTGAATGGTGTAGAAAGCCTGCGCGCTACTTATCCAAAATATGTAGCACAG from Pedobacter africanus includes:
- a CDS encoding COG3014 family protein, producing MTNIRRNIFKASFLLGMMLFLFGCASYNDMIASYYKQVSSGNYTDAQKELEKNKLLQKPRNKLLFLMEKGKIGHLAGDYENSNRYFNEADQLLENGMGGAMDAVVGTLVNPMTQSYKGEDFEKFMIHYYKALNYVYLNQTEDAIVEARRISLQSQEQGDKFNDKDSRYSKDAFSLMLQGLIYERDGDVNNAFIAYRNAAEVYLKSKDQTYYGVKMPLELKQDVLRMADKNGFTAELSRFEELFGMKYEQKNEPEGGALIFFWENGLAPVKKQEELFFSLIKGSNGDLFFTNLGGTIVIPFNHAYSNSNFSLNGVESLRATYPKYVAQTPYYSGATLANGQQTFSFEKAEDINELAFKTLEQRFMKEMGKVLTRLAVKKSAEYVLRQSAKGNGKDGKDNSLLEGLGIGMQLYSLLSEKADTRNWQSLPAQISYTRIPLKKGPNTITLSLKNAGGADETKTIEVNGTGKLQFYNYSTLR
- a CDS encoding RNA polymerase sigma factor — translated: MKTREKEFLEQVEAHKGIIHKISRMYADDEDDQKDLFQEIICQLWKSYDSFNRQSKFSSWMYRVALNTAIVYFKKHKRKEDAYAIIAREIEMPSEDAETKELQLAHFYKALQQLDKIEKALMFYYLEDYSHKEIGENMGISEGNARVKLNRAKNKLKELIKKQGYEF
- a CDS encoding TraB/GumN family protein, producing MKITNLFTAALCTTLLLTGAAKAQSKNNGNSLLWEVSGKGLAKPSYIFGTIHMMCPADFNIADKTKKAFGTAEELIMEVNFTDPAEMAELQKTMMSPVPLSKKLSPVQFRLLDSVLTLKTGASLKSMEQFSMTTISSFAIAKTLPCTEIKSYELEFASFAKTQNKPIGALETVKQQSEYFEKAFSDQVIIDQILSFDDYKAVFTEMIDAYKKEDLKRLYAVLNDKRFGNTDESNKWMLEVRNTSWAKQMPVMMKNKSCFFAVGSGHLGGKGGILQLLKDQGYTLKPILK
- a CDS encoding TlpA family protein disulfide reductase, whose translation is MKKILNKKNIINAVFIAFFLVLIFVPAAKALMIRGLMEIGLFSADVKESSLKPAEALSPADLSGIRFKDASGRELDLGSLKGKVIFLNFWATWCPPCLAEMPSVNKLYNQFVDDRDVVFILVDADSDFKKAQQYMDRKGYKLPVYNVASNIPEVIFKGSLPSTVVFDKKGRLAYNEAGAANYGSEKFIDFIKKLKASNI
- a CDS encoding penicillin-binding protein activator LpoB, whose protein sequence is MQFKKLMTIAAIAVSGMMIASCSRQVTRVNTDQAIDVSGNWNNTDSRLVAEEMTQTVLGGKWLSTHLEEKQGKRPVVVVGVVKNKSHEHIDAETFVKDVEQSFIKSERVRLVQGGKKREELRAEKADQQDNASVSTMKKFGLENGADYILQGSINSIVDSHKRKKVVYYQVNLELTDIQTNEVVWIGDKKIAKYVKN